One part of the Tunicatimonas pelagia genome encodes these proteins:
- a CDS encoding CBM96 family carbohydrate-binding protein, producing the protein MMRHTLPFLTYNLRLLLLVAITVIATNGSVRAQAGPPLNSNPTAAEMMGSCDFNGGLTDVNAFNAIEAIQAASLSYTRIGIFPERYLQGGQVKPEVIDSLVLALYEEDIYPMLLIEHIFADHGALGNEQKWFDIGAAFANRFRPNSDFLLSKGITDWGITQYTAVNEPDNNFDAVEFVAAIRGFADGVHSADPSLQVAPGGFQEVPLFERFNIYMDGLAPLYNDGTLNALDIHRYYDRRNPFNLQFKAKSHQVLIDSLRSWHNITSDFRVWCTEYNARGAGSDAENAKDFVTGTWDLLTVKNPAGEFVSDYALTFRTYLPVNSNTQLGMAVSAFPFLGNAKGIAHQMLANITQGLTLVSGDEATGIDILEGDNKKMWVWHNREEWSTLFGTSFTVNNIPSYANALEVYRYDSWNEELGSTGTPDPYQTITLSGATSETVSGLEPGETYMFVAKANSSFNDMPSVSITIPDGATTYSEGDTISITASASDPDGIREVVLYAGPIRLGSITSAPYTLDWTDIPAGTTTLLAIAKDNKGAVRLATQQVSVAHPDNGINLIAAADVYVKGGQTDDDNFGNSPSLLIKTAAGENLQRRIFLQFNVSELEPVERATLRLRVARTGNSEHTVYAVEDDTWQENSITWNNQPEYTAALANESVANEGRWTDFDLTEYVQQEQAGDGVLSLAIWTSSTALVEYFSKEAAEGNEPRLLVEAGTTDIGSPNVQFRFPREGFQYPSIRWPIVAVAQAATTDGLAIDRVDFYIDDSLVRTDNRRPYILRTRRNTGGAFVLKAVAVDEAGKESSATLNLSVSYGGTSLAVVDDTYVRGGNNADRNFGDSDQLEAKSTGAAFTRRSFLKFDLSSNRRWIKTATLRLKVKDQGTDLYSAAFVEDDSWEEETLTWNTEPTIGSIIETLPSAREGEYMIYNVTDIVKQEFNGDKTVSFAIISDGTSNQRFYSKESPDANDAPFLLINGTEDRPLRYGTRVASVAKGGVKAPPLVRESESTETHIYPNPVNETTVITFYQETDSPVNIRVHDTQGRVLGHYQTVGQQAGNHQVVWSDIVQGKSLQQGIYFVTIIQLQRTQMLKVLVSSPE; encoded by the coding sequence ATGATGAGACATACCCTTCCCTTCTTAACATATAATTTACGGTTGCTGCTTTTGGTAGCCATTACTGTTATCGCAACTAATGGCTCAGTCCGGGCGCAAGCCGGGCCACCTCTGAACTCCAACCCAACGGCTGCTGAAATGATGGGTAGCTGTGATTTTAACGGTGGGCTAACCGATGTAAATGCTTTCAATGCTATTGAAGCCATTCAGGCGGCGAGCCTTTCGTATACCCGCATCGGGATATTTCCAGAGCGCTATCTGCAAGGAGGGCAAGTCAAGCCCGAAGTCATTGATAGCTTAGTGTTAGCACTTTACGAGGAAGATATCTATCCCATGTTGCTTATCGAGCATATTTTTGCCGACCACGGGGCTTTGGGCAATGAGCAAAAGTGGTTTGATATTGGAGCGGCCTTCGCGAATCGATTTCGCCCTAACAGCGACTTTCTGCTGTCCAAAGGAATCACTGACTGGGGTATTACGCAATATACCGCGGTGAATGAGCCAGATAATAACTTCGATGCGGTAGAGTTCGTAGCCGCCATACGTGGGTTTGCCGACGGAGTTCACTCGGCCGACCCTTCGCTCCAGGTAGCACCCGGTGGATTTCAGGAAGTACCTTTGTTCGAGCGGTTTAATATCTACATGGATGGGCTAGCTCCGCTATACAACGATGGTACTCTCAATGCCCTGGATATCCATCGCTACTATGATCGGCGAAATCCGTTTAACCTTCAGTTTAAGGCGAAGTCGCACCAAGTGCTCATTGATAGCTTGCGTTCGTGGCATAACATCACCAGCGATTTCCGGGTATGGTGTACTGAATACAACGCCCGAGGGGCGGGATCCGACGCGGAGAATGCCAAAGACTTTGTAACCGGAACCTGGGACTTGCTGACCGTGAAAAATCCAGCGGGAGAGTTCGTCTCTGACTACGCCCTGACGTTTCGCACCTACTTACCTGTGAACTCAAATACGCAACTAGGTATGGCCGTTTCTGCTTTTCCTTTTCTAGGAAATGCCAAAGGAATTGCCCACCAAATGCTTGCCAACATTACGCAAGGGCTAACCTTAGTTTCAGGTGATGAAGCGACGGGTATCGACATTTTGGAAGGCGACAATAAAAAGATGTGGGTGTGGCATAACCGCGAAGAGTGGAGTACGCTGTTCGGAACTTCGTTCACCGTAAACAATATTCCATCGTACGCTAACGCATTGGAAGTATATCGCTATGATTCTTGGAACGAAGAACTTGGCAGCACGGGTACGCCCGATCCGTACCAAACTATCACGCTCAGCGGAGCTACTTCGGAGACAGTCAGCGGATTGGAACCCGGTGAAACGTATATGTTCGTTGCGAAAGCCAACAGCTCTTTCAACGACATGCCTTCAGTGAGTATTACCATTCCTGATGGTGCTACTACTTATAGCGAAGGTGATACTATCAGCATTACTGCCTCAGCTTCTGACCCAGATGGCATCCGAGAAGTTGTCTTGTACGCCGGGCCGATTCGTCTCGGCTCAATAACTTCAGCTCCCTACACCCTTGATTGGACTGATATTCCCGCCGGAACAACCACGTTGTTGGCGATTGCTAAAGATAACAAAGGAGCCGTTCGGCTGGCTACTCAGCAAGTGAGTGTTGCCCATCCTGATAATGGCATCAATCTGATCGCTGCGGCAGATGTGTACGTTAAAGGGGGGCAAACCGACGATGATAATTTCGGAAATAGTCCTTCGCTGCTGATTAAAACTGCCGCTGGTGAAAACCTGCAACGACGAATCTTTCTTCAGTTCAATGTGTCTGAGTTGGAACCCGTAGAACGGGCTACGTTGCGCCTGCGGGTAGCCCGCACAGGTAATTCCGAGCATACGGTGTATGCAGTTGAAGACGATACTTGGCAGGAAAATAGTATCACCTGGAACAATCAGCCAGAATATACCGCAGCCTTGGCAAATGAATCCGTAGCTAATGAAGGCCGTTGGACTGACTTTGACCTTACCGAGTATGTGCAGCAAGAGCAAGCGGGTGATGGGGTGCTATCCCTTGCCATCTGGACTTCCTCTACGGCACTGGTAGAGTACTTCTCAAAGGAGGCTGCTGAAGGCAATGAACCTCGCCTGCTCGTAGAAGCAGGTACTACTGATATCGGCTCGCCTAATGTGCAATTTCGCTTTCCCCGGGAAGGCTTTCAGTACCCCTCAATCCGATGGCCGATTGTAGCCGTTGCTCAAGCAGCTACCACTGATGGGTTAGCTATTGATCGGGTTGACTTCTACATTGATGATTCATTGGTACGTACTGATAATCGGCGTCCGTATATTCTACGAACCCGCCGGAATACCGGAGGAGCATTTGTTCTGAAAGCTGTTGCGGTAGATGAAGCAGGTAAAGAGTCATCGGCTACGCTGAATTTATCAGTATCGTACGGAGGTACTTCGCTAGCGGTGGTGGACGATACCTACGTTCGGGGTGGGAACAATGCCGACCGAAACTTTGGCGATAGCGATCAACTTGAGGCTAAAAGCACCGGGGCAGCCTTCACCAGACGCTCGTTTTTAAAGTTTGACCTAAGTAGTAATCGTCGGTGGATCAAGACGGCTACGCTTCGTTTAAAAGTCAAAGATCAAGGTACTGATCTGTATAGTGCTGCCTTTGTAGAAGATGATAGCTGGGAAGAGGAAACGCTCACCTGGAATACCGAACCGACCATCGGCTCCATTATCGAGACGCTTCCGAGTGCCCGGGAAGGCGAATACATGATCTACAATGTAACCGATATTGTGAAGCAGGAATTTAATGGTGACAAAACCGTTTCGTTTGCTATTATATCGGATGGAACATCTAACCAACGATTCTATTCTAAGGAAAGCCCGGATGCCAATGATGCTCCCTTTTTGCTTATTAACGGTACCGAAGATCGTCCGCTACGTTATGGAACACGAGTGGCCTCGGTTGCTAAAGGAGGCGTAAAGGCACCCCCTTTAGTACGTGAAAGTGAGTCAACAGAGACGCATATTTATCCGAATCCGGTTAATGAAACAACCGTTATCACTTTCTACCAAGAGACTGATTCGCCCGTAAACATTCGAGTACACGATACACAAGGGCGGGTACTAGGCCACTACCAAACAGTCGGGCAACAAGCAGGTAACCATCAGGTTGTTTGGAGTGATATTGTGCAAGGGAAATCTCTACAGCAAGGCATCTATTTTGTTACTATTATTCAACTACAGCGTACACAGATGCTGAAGGTACTAGTGAGTTCACCTGAATAA
- a CDS encoding SusC/RagA family TonB-linked outer membrane protein: MKRKLLDSIIMLSRYSVYAFAIQSIFFNGLMAESSRAQIKSIKEVFITIEIQQSNTQEIFRAIEEQSAFKFTYDAADVDNKAVFNIPRRKLSVADVLAIVSRKTSLQFKQHNENIDVRKVVVPQPEVPPSPVAISISGTVTDEEDKPLPGATVLVKGTTVGTVTDINGQYKLSAPDDATTLVFSFVGYVEEEITINGRSTIDLVMFPDIQSLGEIVVVGYGTQKKEDITGSVASVESYRLEDVPNTNFAQALQGAVSGVYINNNSGGAEGGDVNIRIRGQNSITANNQPLIVLDGVPFSGNISQINQNDIASIEVLKDVSSSAIYGTRGANGVILITTKQGEVGKPVVSYSGYIGVQNAVNVPDLMTGDEFYDFKLERLNATDDPTSVMSQTELDNFAAGTYADWIDLSTRTSVQQEHSLSISSGTENTKFYVSGTYLGVRGIAQGDDFKRYNLRLNLDQQITDWLAIGTNTRLGYIDRSGVEVDLASAFYINPLTNPYDENGRLTVYPWPEDEFFGNPLGRTLFDNEDEEYTVFSNLYANISFPFIEGLSYKLNAGYEYSNRDNNVYRGRDTKNGFESRGSLTNRQVRDRNYLVENILTYKKIIDKHNFDITALYSGQLSDFQRFNTDAEGFPNDILGFYQAEIASLITPTNIYRRSTLVSQMGRLNYNYDGRYLLTLTARRDGFSGFGSDQKYAFFPSVALGWNVGNENFLEGSTAVSALKLRLSAGRIGNQAIDPFQTLARLATQNYLGGDNGGSLAAGFIPSTLGDNGLGWETTTSANIGVDYGFLNNRIRGSLEYYVSNTEDLLLSRAISSVHGITSIVQNIGETRNNGLEILVSGDIIRQEKLTWTADLNFSFNRNEIVDLYGDGQDDVGNRWFIGQPIDVNYGFVFDGIWQESESDVAEGFDAVPGDVKIKDQNSDDEITADDDRAIFGNLQPDFIAGLGSTISYGDFALTFFLFTEQGVERPNRLLDSDREVFLLDARRNGVQREWWSPTNPINSYPRNSDDSNPRGVLFLEDASFIRMRDVTLSYNLPTSSLERVGLQSARVYTTVRNLFTITDWTGTDPEFNRQFGIPQSRTFLVGINVSF; this comes from the coding sequence ATGAAAAGAAAGTTACTAGACTCGATCATTATGCTTTCGAGATATTCCGTGTATGCTTTTGCCATCCAGTCCATTTTTTTCAACGGACTTATGGCAGAAAGCAGTCGGGCACAAATAAAAAGTATAAAAGAAGTATTCATCACAATAGAAATACAGCAGTCCAATACGCAGGAGATTTTCCGAGCTATTGAGGAGCAATCGGCATTTAAGTTTACGTATGATGCCGCCGACGTAGATAATAAAGCAGTCTTCAACATCCCTCGTCGGAAGCTATCGGTGGCCGATGTACTCGCCATTGTCTCGCGGAAAACCTCATTACAGTTCAAGCAACACAACGAAAATATCGATGTACGTAAAGTAGTGGTTCCTCAACCTGAAGTGCCACCTTCTCCGGTAGCCATTTCTATTAGTGGTACGGTCACTGATGAAGAAGATAAGCCTCTTCCCGGAGCCACAGTACTTGTTAAGGGTACCACAGTAGGTACAGTAACGGATATTAATGGGCAGTACAAACTATCTGCTCCTGATGATGCCACAACGCTGGTTTTTTCGTTCGTGGGGTATGTAGAGGAGGAGATAACAATTAACGGAAGAAGCACTATTGATTTAGTTATGTTTCCGGATATTCAATCATTGGGTGAGATAGTTGTGGTAGGCTACGGCACTCAGAAGAAAGAAGATATCACTGGCTCAGTAGCCTCAGTAGAAAGCTATCGGTTAGAAGATGTACCGAATACCAACTTTGCTCAAGCATTACAAGGAGCAGTATCTGGGGTGTACATCAACAATAACTCCGGTGGAGCCGAAGGCGGTGACGTGAATATCAGAATCAGAGGACAAAATTCCATCACTGCTAACAACCAGCCCCTGATTGTACTAGACGGCGTACCCTTCAGTGGTAATATTTCGCAAATTAACCAAAACGATATTGCTTCTATTGAAGTGCTGAAAGATGTATCCTCGTCGGCCATCTACGGAACCCGGGGAGCGAATGGCGTTATTCTTATCACAACTAAGCAGGGTGAGGTTGGTAAGCCAGTCGTTTCCTACTCCGGATATATTGGAGTACAGAATGCCGTGAACGTACCCGATCTAATGACGGGTGATGAGTTCTATGATTTTAAGCTGGAGCGACTCAACGCTACCGACGACCCCACTTCGGTGATGAGTCAGACCGAGCTCGATAATTTTGCAGCAGGCACCTACGCCGATTGGATCGATTTATCCACCCGCACCTCTGTCCAGCAGGAGCATTCGCTGTCTATCTCATCCGGGACTGAAAATACTAAATTCTACGTTTCGGGAACGTACCTGGGAGTGAGAGGGATTGCTCAAGGCGATGACTTCAAGCGGTATAATTTACGGCTCAACCTGGATCAGCAGATTACGGACTGGCTTGCCATTGGCACGAATACGCGCCTGGGTTACATTGATCGCAGTGGTGTAGAAGTAGATTTAGCCAGTGCATTTTACATTAATCCGCTCACCAATCCGTACGACGAAAATGGTAGGCTTACGGTGTATCCCTGGCCTGAAGATGAATTCTTCGGGAATCCCCTCGGCCGAACCCTGTTTGATAATGAAGACGAAGAGTATACGGTGTTTTCTAACCTATATGCGAATATCTCTTTCCCTTTTATTGAGGGCTTATCCTACAAGCTTAACGCGGGCTACGAATACTCAAATCGGGACAATAACGTGTACCGGGGGAGAGATACCAAGAATGGGTTTGAGAGCCGAGGGTCGCTCACAAACCGACAGGTTAGGGATCGAAACTATCTGGTAGAAAATATCCTCACGTATAAGAAGATTATTGACAAACATAATTTTGACATAACGGCACTATACAGTGGGCAGCTTAGCGATTTTCAGCGATTTAATACTGATGCTGAAGGGTTTCCCAACGATATACTCGGTTTCTATCAAGCAGAAATTGCTTCGCTAATCACCCCAACAAATATATACCGCCGAAGCACGCTGGTATCGCAGATGGGACGACTTAATTATAACTACGACGGACGCTACTTGCTCACCCTGACCGCTCGTCGCGACGGTTTCTCGGGCTTCGGTAGCGATCAGAAGTACGCATTTTTTCCCTCGGTAGCCCTAGGCTGGAACGTAGGTAACGAAAACTTTTTGGAGGGATCAACGGCTGTTAGTGCCCTCAAACTTCGCTTATCAGCGGGAAGAATAGGTAATCAGGCCATTGACCCGTTTCAGACCCTGGCGCGACTAGCCACCCAAAACTACTTGGGCGGCGACAACGGAGGATCACTGGCCGCTGGATTCATTCCCTCTACATTAGGTGATAATGGACTGGGGTGGGAAACCACCACTTCGGCTAACATCGGGGTGGACTACGGGTTTCTTAATAACCGGATTCGGGGTAGCCTTGAGTACTACGTATCTAATACGGAAGATCTGCTACTCAGCCGAGCTATTTCTTCGGTGCACGGTATCACCAGTATCGTACAAAACATTGGGGAAACCCGCAACAACGGGCTAGAGATACTTGTATCTGGCGATATCATCCGACAAGAGAAGCTCACCTGGACTGCTGACCTCAACTTTTCCTTCAATCGTAACGAAATTGTGGATTTATACGGCGATGGTCAAGACGATGTAGGAAACCGCTGGTTTATCGGTCAGCCCATTGACGTGAACTATGGATTTGTGTTTGACGGAATATGGCAAGAAAGCGAATCTGACGTTGCCGAAGGCTTCGATGCGGTACCCGGCGATGTAAAAATTAAAGATCAGAACAGCGATGATGAAATTACCGCCGACGATGACCGGGCGATCTTCGGAAATTTACAACCTGATTTTATTGCTGGCTTAGGAAGCACCATCAGTTATGGTGACTTTGCCTTAACATTTTTTCTTTTCACCGAGCAGGGCGTAGAACGACCCAATCGCCTGTTAGATTCCGACCGGGAAGTGTTTCTGTTAGATGCCCGCCGCAATGGAGTGCAACGAGAGTGGTGGTCACCTACAAATCCGATCAATTCCTACCCCAGAAATAGCGATGATAGTAATCCGCGAGGAGTGCTGTTTTTGGAAGATGCTAGCTTCATCCGCATGCGAGATGTAACGCTATCGTACAATCTGCCAACTAGCTCGCTGGAACGAGTTGGCTTGCAATCAGCGCGGGTATACACCACCGTCCGCAACCTATTCACCATTACTGACTGGACAGGTACCGATCCGGAGTTTAATCGTCAATTTGGAATCCCGCAGAGCCGGACTTTTCTGGTAGGTATTAACGTCTCATTCTAA
- a CDS encoding RagB/SusD family nutrient uptake outer membrane protein produces the protein MTTNNKKHLILRWVSGGILSVLLVLTAGCAEDFLEEDAPNIIVAENLFTNTAGFEAALNGLYHEVRKERMGSTGQNETSAGDIRFSLMVNGTDNVFALNPGPSERVTNEFIQNNPENAYIERIFNWLYRTVNAANTIIDRADNPDIDWTEAEKNQVLAEARTIRAWAYRHLTYLWGDVPLNMTESSGASIKTDWERASVETIYQAMEEDWLFAEQHLPVEVASSGRVSQAVAQHYLAELYILMNRPAEAEAKAQAVIDGPYQLITERYGVRADQAGVPFMDQFYDGNVLRSQGNTEVLWAILQENLVDNPDQGRNIMRRYFVGFYRLINGIELSVDRGGRGIGRLAPTNWGINVYDAADDRGSWYAISRGYIYTEANGDVPPEGASFGDTVFTEVIPEPDITNANRTRYPHSRKWEWADPNNIVLNEQFGDQPYLRLADTYLLRAEAQIAQDKAAEAAESINVVRRRAGVGDITAADATIDFLLDERSRELLCEEQRRYALIRNNRLLERVRAYNPIAGPVIAERDRRFPIPQSVIDANLTSEMRQNGGY, from the coding sequence ATGACAACGAACAATAAAAAACACCTAATTTTACGATGGGTTAGCGGAGGGATACTGAGCGTACTCTTAGTGCTAACTGCTGGTTGCGCCGAAGACTTTCTAGAAGAAGACGCCCCCAATATTATTGTCGCTGAGAATTTATTTACCAACACCGCTGGCTTCGAGGCGGCTCTTAATGGTCTCTACCACGAGGTACGCAAGGAGCGTATGGGAAGTACGGGACAAAACGAGACCTCGGCGGGCGATATTCGCTTTTCTTTGATGGTGAATGGTACCGATAACGTTTTTGCGCTCAATCCGGGCCCTTCAGAGCGAGTGACTAACGAGTTTATCCAGAATAATCCCGAAAATGCGTACATAGAGCGGATTTTTAATTGGTTGTATCGCACAGTGAATGCCGCTAATACCATTATTGATCGGGCTGATAACCCCGATATTGACTGGACTGAGGCAGAGAAAAACCAAGTGTTGGCGGAGGCACGAACCATCCGAGCTTGGGCGTATCGTCACCTCACGTACCTATGGGGAGATGTACCGCTGAACATGACCGAGTCGAGCGGAGCCAGTATCAAAACCGATTGGGAGCGGGCTTCGGTAGAAACTATTTACCAGGCCATGGAGGAAGACTGGCTCTTTGCGGAGCAGCATCTTCCGGTAGAAGTGGCCAGCTCCGGACGAGTAAGTCAGGCTGTAGCCCAGCACTACTTGGCCGAACTCTATATTCTGATGAACCGCCCGGCAGAGGCTGAAGCTAAGGCTCAGGCGGTGATTGATGGACCTTACCAACTTATTACCGAACGTTACGGCGTGCGAGCCGACCAGGCCGGAGTACCTTTTATGGATCAGTTCTACGACGGCAACGTACTCCGAAGTCAGGGAAACACCGAAGTACTTTGGGCAATCTTGCAAGAGAACCTCGTCGACAACCCTGACCAGGGAAGGAACATTATGCGACGTTATTTTGTGGGCTTCTACCGCTTGATTAACGGTATTGAGCTATCGGTTGATCGGGGTGGGCGAGGCATTGGTCGTTTGGCTCCTACTAACTGGGGAATAAATGTCTACGATGCCGCTGATGACCGCGGTTCGTGGTACGCTATCAGCCGAGGCTATATCTACACCGAAGCCAACGGTGATGTACCTCCCGAAGGTGCCAGTTTCGGAGATACAGTCTTCACCGAAGTAATTCCGGAACCAGACATTACTAATGCTAACCGTACGCGGTATCCCCATAGCCGTAAATGGGAGTGGGCTGATCCTAACAACATTGTTCTTAACGAGCAGTTTGGCGATCAACCCTATCTCCGTTTGGCAGATACATATCTGCTGCGAGCCGAAGCCCAAATTGCTCAGGATAAAGCGGCTGAGGCAGCCGAGTCCATCAATGTAGTGCGCCGTCGCGCTGGGGTTGGCGACATCACTGCGGCCGACGCAACCATTGATTTTTTGCTGGATGAGCGTTCGCGGGAACTACTATGCGAAGAGCAACGGCGCTACGCCCTGATACGAAACAATCGGCTGCTAGAACGGGTACGAGCGTACAACCCTATTGCTGGCCCGGTTATTGCCGAACGTGACCGCCGATTCCCTATTCCCCAGTCGGTTATCGATGCCAACCTAACGAGTGAAATGAGGCAAAATGGCGGGTACTAA
- a CDS encoding RNA polymerase sigma factor produces the protein MSEYPFRKLHQQEKSPGSDRPDEVIWNDFINGSDVAFTEIYDAYFDSLVRLGQQFNLNNEIIKDAIQDFFIDLRDHRKRLTSIQHIRPYLLKSFRRKLLKVKKRQEKSKSSLADFHHLHFSVTPSREKTMLESEQLEEQAARLNKAIQKLSRHQKEAIYYLYFENMSYQEIQQVMGMKYIRSARNLIYQALNRLRKAYSK, from the coding sequence ATGAGTGAGTATCCTTTTCGTAAGCTGCATCAACAAGAGAAGTCGCCCGGCAGTGATCGCCCGGATGAGGTAATTTGGAACGATTTTATCAATGGCAGTGACGTAGCTTTTACCGAGATCTATGATGCTTACTTTGACTCGCTCGTACGGTTAGGGCAGCAGTTCAATTTAAATAATGAGATCATCAAAGATGCTATTCAAGACTTTTTTATTGATCTACGAGATCATAGAAAACGCCTTACCTCAATTCAGCATATCAGGCCCTATTTACTTAAGTCATTCAGAAGAAAGCTATTGAAGGTGAAGAAGAGGCAGGAGAAATCGAAATCTTCCCTAGCCGATTTTCACCACCTTCATTTTTCCGTTACCCCTTCTCGAGAGAAAACAATGCTCGAAAGTGAGCAGCTAGAAGAGCAAGCTGCCCGTTTAAACAAAGCTATTCAAAAGCTCTCTCGCCATCAGAAGGAGGCAATCTATTATCTGTATTTTGAAAATATGAGTTATCAGGAAATTCAGCAGGTAATGGGAATGAAATATATACGATCTGCGAGAAACCTTATTTACCAAGCACTCAATCGACTAAGAAAGGCGTATTCAAAATAG
- a CDS encoding methyltransferase family protein, whose protein sequence is MVVSYLILAGLWLVYFGLHSFLALAKVKKQVQGWLGQSYRYYRLGYNIIAVITLIPILLYNSIISSEPLVADVRVRDMLQLFGLVLASYGVIVIHLSFKQFSKREFLGVPTPAANQVEPLQTDGVLRYVRHPLYAGTILIALGLWCFSPTIANLVTALAWIAYILIGIQLEEKKLLKLYGNEYQTYRQQVPMLIPRLRSR, encoded by the coding sequence ATGGTAGTTTCCTACTTGATTCTGGCAGGTTTGTGGCTAGTGTATTTCGGTTTGCACAGCTTTTTGGCCTTAGCTAAGGTAAAAAAACAGGTGCAGGGCTGGTTAGGTCAATCGTACCGCTACTATCGGTTAGGTTACAATATTATTGCGGTAATCACTCTTATTCCTATTCTGCTCTACAACTCAATAATCTCTTCCGAACCACTGGTGGCCGATGTGCGGGTACGTGATATGCTACAACTGTTTGGCTTAGTACTAGCTTCTTACGGAGTAATTGTGATTCACCTGTCGTTCAAACAATTCTCTAAACGGGAGTTCTTAGGCGTACCCACACCAGCGGCGAATCAAGTTGAGCCACTTCAAACCGATGGCGTTTTGCGCTACGTTCGCCATCCGCTATACGCAGGTACAATTCTGATTGCTCTGGGATTATGGTGCTTCTCCCCTACTATCGCCAATCTTGTTACCGCCTTGGCCTGGATCGCCTACATTTTGATCGGAATTCAACTGGAAGAAAAGAAACTGCTAAAACTTTACGGCAATGAGTACCAAACGTATCGGCAACAAGTACCGATGCTGATTCCCCGATTGCGCTCTCGTTAA
- a CDS encoding FecR family protein, translated as MKNQRQINQLLANASFVQWVKSPTPQRDLYWSNWLKQHPDQAKAFHTARTIILGIKLKSVNQQPINSEEKDALLEKILVASPSLKVTPSTQTRTRKAISSYLRVAAILCVAIGAGLIIHLNTPSTAKVELPVVSTVTKENPKGQRIKFQLPDGSIVWLNADSRLDFPEQFSAQVRMVHLRGEAFFEVKHDEARPFDVVINDKSVRVLGTSFNVRSFPDDDHTLAVSLVSGKVSVRRDADQEHTLSPGEQVVYHRHEAIVQVFDPEEVIAWKKGILRFRDSSLSQVKAILERWYGINVTVVGSPSRRWRINGEFANQSAERVLERLAFAENFTFSIEGKQVTITF; from the coding sequence ATGAAGAATCAGCGTCAAATTAATCAACTTCTTGCCAACGCCAGCTTTGTACAGTGGGTTAAGTCTCCTACCCCACAGCGCGATTTATACTGGTCTAACTGGTTGAAGCAACATCCCGACCAAGCTAAGGCATTTCATACTGCTCGTACGATTATTTTAGGTATTAAGCTAAAGTCTGTCAATCAACAACCTATTAATAGTGAAGAGAAAGATGCATTATTAGAAAAAATCCTGGTAGCTAGCCCCTCGCTCAAGGTAACCCCTTCTACTCAAACGCGTACCAGAAAGGCTATTTCTTCTTACCTGAGAGTTGCTGCTATTCTTTGTGTTGCTATCGGGGCGGGATTAATTATTCATCTCAACACTCCTTCTACTGCTAAAGTAGAGTTACCCGTAGTGAGCACTGTGACTAAAGAAAACCCGAAAGGACAACGCATAAAATTCCAATTGCCCGATGGATCCATTGTTTGGCTTAATGCTGATAGTCGGCTTGATTTTCCGGAACAGTTTTCTGCCCAGGTTCGCATGGTTCACTTGCGGGGAGAAGCTTTTTTTGAGGTAAAACACGATGAAGCTCGGCCCTTTGATGTCGTGATTAACGATAAAAGCGTGAGAGTTTTGGGCACTTCATTCAACGTTCGCTCATTTCCCGATGATGACCATACACTCGCTGTATCGCTGGTTAGTGGTAAAGTGTCTGTACGAAGAGACGCTGACCAAGAGCATACGCTTTCGCCCGGAGAGCAAGTTGTTTATCATCGCCATGAAGCTATTGTGCAAGTATTTGATCCAGAGGAGGTGATCGCCTGGAAGAAGGGCATACTACGCTTTCGAGATAGTTCTTTATCTCAAGTAAAAGCAATCTTGGAGCGATGGTATGGAATCAATGTTACCGTGGTGGGGAGCCCATCTCGCCGGTGGCGTATAAATGGTGAGTTCGCTAACCAAAGTGCCGAGCGGGTACTGGAACGACTCGCTTTTGCCGAGAATTTCACCTTTAGTATAGAAGGAAAGCAAGTTACTATCACCTTTTAA